The Syntrophorhabdaceae bacterium genome segment AGAAGGCTATAAGAAATGCATGTTAAGGATAAGATAGAGTTTATAAAAAGGCATGATCCCCAAGGGGGTGAAAGGATAGAAAGGCTTTTCTTAAGGAAGGAAAGGCTTAAAGAAGGCAATGCATATGGAGAGAGGTTTACGGAGAGACAATTTTTACTTGTGTTTGAACCCCTTCTCGAGTCGGCTTATGAGAGGGCAAGGATAATAGAGACCCTTTTAGATGGTGGTGCAACAGTAATACAGCTTGCAGAAAGACTTTTTATGGAAGAGAACAGATTGTTCAGCCATATAAGATGGCTTTTGAAAAACAATCTCATTGAGATAGACGGAAGCCATGAAAGAGACCCCATCTATTATATTAAAAGGTGATTCAGTTATATGAGGGATAAAATTGGTAAGATTCTTGTTATAGGCGGTGGTATAGGGGGTATGGAGGCGTCCCTTAACCTTGCCGAGGCTGGTTTCAAGGTGTATCTTGCAGACAGGAAGCCAAATATAGGCGGCAACATGGCACAACTTGATAAGGTTTTTCCCACCAATGACTGCTCCATGTGTGTTATGGCTCCAAAGCTTGTTGAGGTTGGTAAAAATCCCAATATAGAGCTTTTGATGAATTCAGAGGTAGTCCGCCTTGAAGGTGAGCCAGGAAATTTTATAGTCACATTAAGAACAAGGCCGAGGAGGGTTTTATATGAAAGATGCACATCCTGCGGCACTTGTGCTATAAGCTGTCCCATTGAGGTAGGGGATGTATACAATGAAAACCTTTCTTTAAGAAGCGCTGCATTTATAAACTTCCCCCAGGCAATACCATCTACATACATGATAGATAGGCAGCTTGCACCATGTATATTCACCTGCCCTATAAACCTCAATGCAAGAGACTATATAGCTTTGATTGCAGAAGGCAAGTTTTCTGAAGCCCTGAGCTTGATAAGGGAAAGGCTTCCATTCCCTGGTATTATAGGACGTATATGCACACACCCTTGCGAGGATTCATGTCTTCGTGGCAGGGAGGTAGACCAACCCATAGCCATATGTGCATTGAAAAGATTTGTGGCAGATTATGAATCATCAAAAGGATACATTCCTGTTCCTGAGATAAAGGCAGATAAAAAAAAGAAGGTGGCTATCATAGGTGGAGGTCCTGCTGGTTTAACGTGTGCCTATGAATTAAGAAGAGAGGGGTACAGGGTAACCATATTCGATGCCCATGATAAACTCGGTGGTATGCTATACGTTGGTGTTCCTCCATACAGGCTCCCAAGGGAGGTTCTGGATAGGGAACTGGCAATCATAGAAAAGATGGGTATAGAAGTATGTTTAAAAAAGAGGGTAGGCATAGATATCTCACTTGATGAGATATTTTCTAATTTCGATGCCGCATTTATTGCATCCGGTGCCCATGGCAGGAGGAGACTTGGCATTGAGAACGAGGATGCATCAGGTGTTCTCGATGCCCTTGGTTTCCTTAAACTTAATAATCTGGGAGAGAAAATCAGATTGGGCAAAAGGGTGATAGTCATGGGTGGAGGTAATGTTGCCATGGACGCTGCAATGACTGCCAGAAGATGCGGGGCAGAGGATATAAGGGTCGTTGCCCTTGAGAGATGGGAGGATATGCCTGCCCATAGGTGGGAGATATACCAGGCCTTAGAGGAGGGTATAAGGATATATAATTCATGGGGTCCATTAAAGATACATGCCTTAGATGGAATATTCAAAGGCATAGAACTTCAGAGGTGTAAAAAGGTTTTTAATGATAAAGGTGCATTTGAGCCCATTTTCGACAGTTCTGTCAGGGAATACATGGAGGGAGATAATCTAATACTTGTCATCTATGAAACAATAGATACGGAATATCTAAAAGACTATAAGGAGATAGTAAGGCTTCATGACGGACGTATCAAGGTGGACAGGGTAACCCTTGAGACAACAAAAAAGGGAGTCTTTGCCGGTGGAAATGCTGCCACAGGACCAAAGACGGCCATAGATGCCGTTGCACAGGGCAAGAGGGCAGCAGAATCCATAAAAAGATATCTTGAAGGGATGGATTTGAGGGAAGGAAGACTTGCAGAAGATGACAAGATCCTTGATGAGCCACCATTCCCTGTTAAAAAGAAACAAAGGATCAATATCCCAAAGACACCTGTGGAAAAAAGGAGAAATTTTGAGGAAATAAACCTATGTATTTCTAAGGAACAGGCCATAGAGGAAGCAAAGAGGTGTTTAAGCTGCAGGAGGTGTCTTGGGTGCAGGATATGTGAAGAGGTCTGTAAACCAGAGGCAATCGATTATACCCAGGAGCCCAAGGAAACAAAGGTCAATGTGGGAAGTATCATAATATCTACTGGCTATGATGAATTCAATCCAAGGGAAGCAAAGGAATTGGGATACGGCATCTGCGAAAATGTCATGACAAGCATCGAATACGAGAGGATTCTATCTGCCACAGGACCCACAGAGAGCAAGGTCATGAGACCTTCAGATGGCAAAATCCCGAAGAAGATAGCCTTTATTCAGTGTGTAGGGAGTAGAAACAAAACCAATGAATACTGTTCATCTGTATGTTGCATGTATGCCACAGAGGAGGCCATCATATCCAGGGAACATCAACACGATATAGAGCCGACAATATTTTACATGGATATAAGGACCTTTGGTAAGGGATATGAGCACCTTTTTGAGAAGGCAAGGCAGGAATACGGTGTGAGATATATAAAATCTCTTATATCAAGGGTCTTAGAAGACCCTTATACAAAGGACCTCCTCATCACATATATAGACGAGAAAGGTCAAGTGGAGACTGAGAGGTTTGAACTTGTTGTCCTCTCAGTAGGGTTGAGGCCATCAAAACACCTAAAAAGGCTTGCAGATGTTCTGGGTGTGGAATTGAACAGCTATGGCTTTGTTGCCACAGATACAAAAAGGCCAATGGCTACCTTAAAAGAGGGGATATATCTATGCGGTGCCTGTGAATCTCCCAAGGATATTACAGAGACTGTAATAGACGGTGGTGCTGCTGCCTGTGAGGCATCTCTACCTTTAAAGAATGAGAGGTGGAAGGATGTAGAGACAAAAATACTGCCACAGGAGAGGGATGTAACAAAAGAAGTACCCAGGATAGGTGTTTTTATATGTAATTGTGGGGTAAATATAGGAGGGATCGTGGATGTCCCTGAGGTAAAGAGATATGCCGAGGGCCTTCCCAATGTTGTCATTGCCGATGAGAATCTCTTTACATGCTCCCAGGACACCCAGGAGAAGATAAAAAAGATCATTGATGAATATAATTTAAACAGGGTTGTTGTGGCGTCGTGCTCTATCAGGACCCATGAGCTGCTTTTTATGTCCCTCGTGAGGGAGGCAGGGCTTAATAAATATCTTTTTGAGATGGCAAATATTAGGGATCAGTGCTCATGGGTTCATATGGATAAAAAGGAAGATGCAACAGAAAAGGCAAAGACACTTGTAAAGATGGCAGTAGCGAACGCCGCACAGATTGAGCCATTGGCAGAAAAGACAATGCCTGTTGAAAAATCGTGTCTTGTGGTGGGAGGAGGTATAGGAGGTATTACTGCGTCTTTGAATCTGGCAGAACAGGGCTTTTATGTGTATCTCATAGAAAAAGAGGACTATATAGGAGGAAACCTGAACAATATTTACTATACCCTCGATGGTCTAAATGTGGGTGAGTTTTTACAGGGATTAAAAGATAAGACATTCAATCACCCAAAGATAGAGGTATTGACAGGTTTTATGATTAAAAGACATTCAGGGTTCAAAGGCAATTTTGAAACAGAGGTAATGAGAAAAAAAGACGGTTATAAAAGGACTATAAGACATGGTGCATCTATTATAGCAACAGGAGGAAGAGAGCTAAAGCCTTTTGGCATCTACGGATATGGAGGGCACAAGAATATAATGACCCAGATGGAACTGGAAGAGGCAATAGAAAAAAGAACCTTTTCAATGTTTGAAAGATGTGTCATGATCCAGTGTGTTGGCTCAAGGGATGAAGAGAGGGATTATTGCAGTAGGATATGCTGTCTTATGGCTATAAAGAATGCATTAAAACTAAAGGAAATGGCTCCTAATTCAGATATATTTATACTCTACAGAGACATGATGACATATGGATTCTACGAGAGATTTTATAAGATTGCCAGAAAGAAAGGTATAAAGTTTATAAGATTCTACAGGACAAACCCCCCTGCAGTGGAAATAAGGGGTGGTTCCATTTATGTCACATGCCGTAATATATCCTTGCAGGAAGACATAAAGATAGAGACGGATTTGGTGGGCTTAAGTTGTGCCATAATACCCAATGACAACAGCGAGATAGGCAATATATTCAGGCTACCAAGGACCAAAAACGGCTTTTTCATGGAAGCACACATGAAACTAAGACCTATAGATTTTGCCTCTGAAGGCATATACCTTGCAGGGTTGTGCCATTCTCCAAGAAATATAAAAGAGACCATTATCCAAGCAGAGGGTGCTGCTGCCAGGGCAATTACCATCCTTGCTAAGGATGAAGTCCCAATAGGTAGTATAGTGGCATACGTGGACAGAGAAAGGTGCTCAGCATGCCTTACCTGTGTGAGATTATGTCCTTTTTCTGTGCCATATATAAATGAAAATGGTGAGGCAGTGATAGATATAAACAGGTGTAAGGGGTGTGGTATTTGCGTTGCAGAGTGTCCAGCAAAGGCCATTGACCTTATGCATTATAGGGATATACAGATAATAGAGAAGACCATTGCAGCAGGGGATGATGTTTATGGAAAGATTTGAATCAAATATAATAGCGTATTGCTGTGAATATTGAGGATATACTGCTGCGGACCTGGCAGGTTCCATGAGGTTATCGTATCCCGCCAATATAAAAATAATAAGGATTCCATGCTCAGGGAGGATGGATGTCATACACATACTTAAGGCATTTGAGGGAGGCATAGATGGCGTATGTATAGTTGGGTGCATGGAGGGTGACTGTCATTACCTCACAGGTAATTTAAGGGCGAAGAAGAGGGTAGAATATCTCAAAAAACTCCTTTATGAAGCCGGTATTGAAGCTGAAAGGGTGGCCATGTTTAATGTATCTTCATCAGAAGGTATTAAGTTTGCCGAGATAGCAAGGGGGTTTACAGAAACGATAAGGGCATTAGGACCAAATCCTGTAAAATTAAAAAAACATAAAGAGGGATGAAATGATTGTTGCAGAGAGAAAGCCTTTTCAGGAAATAGAAAAAATGTTGGAACCTTACTCAAAGATAATGATATTAGGGTGTAATGAATGTGTAACGGTCTGTGCTACAGGTGGGGCAAAAGAGGTTGCCATTCTTGCATCCCAGCTAAGGATAAGAAGAAAATCTAAAGATAGATATATAGAAATCTATGAGAAGACCATTGAGAGACAATGCGATAGAGAATATCTTGAAGAAATAAAAGACACAATAGATGGATATGAAGCTGTTCTTTCCCTTGCCTGCGGTTGCGGGATTCAGTTTTTGGGAGAGGTATACGAATATATAACGGTCCTGCCCGGGGTAAACACTACATTTATGGGTGTCACAGAGAGGCATGGATTTTGGACAGAGAGGTGTCAGGGATGCGGAAATTGTATCCTTGATAAAACCATGGGCATATGTCCTATTACAAGGTGTGCCAAGGCAATTATGAATGGACCATGCGGTGGATCACAGGATGGAAGATGTGAGATAGATAGGAATACGCCATGTGCATGGAACCTAATAATCGATAGATATAAAAACAAGGGGATGATGGATAGATATATGGAGATCATGCCGCCTAAGGACTGGTCTACTGCAAGGGATGGTGGTCCAAGGAAGATGCAAAGAGAGGACCTTGAGATATGAGCGGCTCAGGTAATTTAGAGAGGGTATTAAGATCAGGCAGATTTGTGGTAACTGCAGAGTGCGGTCCTCCAAGGGGTGCAGATGGAGAGACAATAAGAAAAAAAGGAGATCTCTTAAAAGATTACGTAGATGCAGTAAATGTAACAGATAACCAGACAGCTGTAGTCAGGATGAGTAGCCTTGCATCATCTCTTATCCTCAAAGATATGGGCATAGACCCTGTTATGCAGATGGTATGCAGGGATAGAAACAGGATCGCCATTCAAAGTGATATCCTGGGTGCAGCAGCGCTGGGCATAAAAAACATCCTTTGCCTATCAGGTGATCACCAGCGATTTGGCGATCACAAGACAGCAAAAAATGTCTTTGACCTGGATTCTGTGCAGCTTATCAACTGCCTTAAGACAATGAGGGATGAAGGGAGATTTTTAAGCGGAGAAGAGATAGAGATAACACCCCAAATTTTTATAGGTTGTGTAGAGAACCCCTTTGCAGACCCATTTGAGATCAGGGCCATGAGGCTTGCAAAAAAGGCGCATGCAGGTGCACAATTCTGTCAGACCCAATGCGTGTTTAATATTAAAAAATTTAAAGAATGGATGGAGATGGTGAGGGACATGGGTATCCATGAAAAATTGAGCATTATAGCAGGGATTACACCCCTTAGGTCTTATAATATGGCGATATATATGAAGAAAAATGTCCCTGGCATGGATGTGCCCGATGACATCATGGAAAGATTAAAGGATTTGCCAAAGGAAAAGGCATCCGATGATGGCATAGAGATCGCTTTGGAGATAATAGCAGAGATGAAGAATATAAAAGGAGTAAATGGCATCCATATCATGGCAATAGGATGGGAAGAGATTATCCCACAC includes the following:
- a CDS encoding methylenetetrahydrofolate reductase; protein product: MSGSGNLERVLRSGRFVVTAECGPPRGADGETIRKKGDLLKDYVDAVNVTDNQTAVVRMSSLASSLILKDMGIDPVMQMVCRDRNRIAIQSDILGAAALGIKNILCLSGDHQRFGDHKTAKNVFDLDSVQLINCLKTMRDEGRFLSGEEIEITPQIFIGCVENPFADPFEIRAMRLAKKAHAGAQFCQTQCVFNIKKFKEWMEMVRDMGIHEKLSIIAGITPLRSYNMAIYMKKNVPGMDVPDDIMERLKDLPKEKASDDGIEIALEIIAEMKNIKGVNGIHIMAIGWEEIIPHIVKSAGLYPRP
- a CDS encoding methylenetetrahydrofolate reductase C-terminal domain-containing protein, which codes for MIVAERKPFQEIEKMLEPYSKIMILGCNECVTVCATGGAKEVAILASQLRIRRKSKDRYIEIYEKTIERQCDREYLEEIKDTIDGYEAVLSLACGCGIQFLGEVYEYITVLPGVNTTFMGVTERHGFWTERCQGCGNCILDKTMGICPITRCAKAIMNGPCGGSQDGRCEIDRNTPCAWNLIIDRYKNKGMMDRYMEIMPPKDWSTARDGGPRKMQREDLEI
- a CDS encoding hydrogenase iron-sulfur subunit — translated: MERFESNIIAYCCEYUGYTAADLAGSMRLSYPANIKIIRIPCSGRMDVIHILKAFEGGIDGVCIVGCMEGDCHYLTGNLRAKKRVEYLKKLLYEAGIEAERVAMFNVSSSEGIKFAEIARGFTETIRALGPNPVKLKKHKEG
- a CDS encoding FAD-dependent oxidoreductase — translated: MRDKIGKILVIGGGIGGMEASLNLAEAGFKVYLADRKPNIGGNMAQLDKVFPTNDCSMCVMAPKLVEVGKNPNIELLMNSEVVRLEGEPGNFIVTLRTRPRRVLYERCTSCGTCAISCPIEVGDVYNENLSLRSAAFINFPQAIPSTYMIDRQLAPCIFTCPINLNARDYIALIAEGKFSEALSLIRERLPFPGIIGRICTHPCEDSCLRGREVDQPIAICALKRFVADYESSKGYIPVPEIKADKKKKVAIIGGGPAGLTCAYELRREGYRVTIFDAHDKLGGMLYVGVPPYRLPREVLDRELAIIEKMGIEVCLKKRVGIDISLDEIFSNFDAAFIASGAHGRRRLGIENEDASGVLDALGFLKLNNLGEKIRLGKRVIVMGGGNVAMDAAMTARRCGAEDIRVVALERWEDMPAHRWEIYQALEEGIRIYNSWGPLKIHALDGIFKGIELQRCKKVFNDKGAFEPIFDSSVREYMEGDNLILVIYETIDTEYLKDYKEIVRLHDGRIKVDRVTLETTKKGVFAGGNAATGPKTAIDAVAQGKRAAESIKRYLEGMDLREGRLAEDDKILDEPPFPVKKKQRINIPKTPVEKRRNFEEINLCISKEQAIEEAKRCLSCRRCLGCRICEEVCKPEAIDYTQEPKETKVNVGSIIISTGYDEFNPREAKELGYGICENVMTSIEYERILSATGPTESKVMRPSDGKIPKKIAFIQCVGSRNKTNEYCSSVCCMYATEEAIISREHQHDIEPTIFYMDIRTFGKGYEHLFEKARQEYGVRYIKSLISRVLEDPYTKDLLITYIDEKGQVETERFELVVLSVGLRPSKHLKRLADVLGVELNSYGFVATDTKRPMATLKEGIYLCGACESPKDITETVIDGGAAACEASLPLKNERWKDVETKILPQERDVTKEVPRIGVFICNCGVNIGGIVDVPEVKRYAEGLPNVVIADENLFTCSQDTQEKIKKIIDEYNLNRVVVASCSIRTHELLFMSLVREAGLNKYLFEMANIRDQCSWVHMDKKEDATEKAKTLVKMAVANAAQIEPLAEKTMPVEKSCLVVGGGIGGITASLNLAEQGFYVYLIEKEDYIGGNLNNIYYTLDGLNVGEFLQGLKDKTFNHPKIEVLTGFMIKRHSGFKGNFETEVMRKKDGYKRTIRHGASIIATGGRELKPFGIYGYGGHKNIMTQMELEEAIEKRTFSMFERCVMIQCVGSRDEERDYCSRICCLMAIKNALKLKEMAPNSDIFILYRDMMTYGFYERFYKIARKKGIKFIRFYRTNPPAVEIRGGSIYVTCRNISLQEDIKIETDLVGLSCAIIPNDNSEIGNIFRLPRTKNGFFMEAHMKLRPIDFASEGIYLAGLCHSPRNIKETIIQAEGAAARAITILAKDEVPIGSIVAYVDRERCSACLTCVRLCPFSVPYINENGEAVIDINRCKGCGICVAECPAKAIDLMHYRDIQIIEKTIAAGDDVYGKI